The Thomasclavelia ramosa DSM 1402 genome includes a region encoding these proteins:
- a CDS encoding ABC transporter ATP-binding protein has translation MTVLKSLFAYAGKYKYLTILSLVFSMISAILLLMPFIMIWKVIEVILAEYPNFAQGSIAIQYGWYALIFAAVGILLYVSGLLCSHLAAFRIASNMRKKALHHAVQLPLGYFAKEGSGKLRKIIDEAAASTETYLAHQLPDMAQLITTVCAVIVCLFIFDWKFGIAALIPTILALSNMFKMIGPGLQESMKAYMDALEGMSNEAVEYIRGIPVVKTFQQTVFSFDRFHQSINNYEKFAIGYTNKMRFPMTLFTTFINSIFIFIIGTMMLLILNGFDLNSLMPDFLFYVIFTPIIAVTTNKIMFASENTMMAADALNRIEGIINQKPFTYKHSLQEITNSDIEFEHVSFTYPESENEVIHDVNLKIKSGSIVAFVGKSGGGKSTLVSLIPRFYDVTKGTIKIGGVDVKEISEKELMSKISFVFQDSRLLKKSFKENIKMGSNASVEDIQTAVHKAQCDDIIEKFDQGLETKIGSKGVYLSGGETQRLTLARAIVKDAPILLLDEATAYADSDNEVLMQKAIMELAKDKTTIMIAHRLSTIVNVDCIYVVDNGEIIESGTHQELLIKNGLYAQMWHQYCQSVEWKVGEQE, from the coding sequence ATGACAGTATTAAAATCTTTATTTGCTTATGCTGGCAAATATAAATATTTAACAATACTTTCTTTAGTATTTTCAATGATAAGTGCTATTTTATTATTAATGCCATTTATTATGATTTGGAAAGTTATTGAGGTTATTTTGGCAGAGTATCCAAACTTTGCCCAAGGAAGTATTGCGATACAATACGGCTGGTACGCGTTAATTTTTGCTGCAGTTGGAATTTTATTGTATGTTTCGGGCTTACTTTGCTCACATTTAGCTGCATTTAGAATTGCTTCAAATATGCGTAAAAAAGCTTTACATCATGCTGTTCAATTACCACTTGGATATTTTGCTAAAGAAGGAAGTGGTAAATTAAGAAAAATTATTGATGAAGCTGCAGCTTCAACAGAAACTTATTTAGCACATCAATTACCGGATATGGCACAATTGATTACTACTGTTTGTGCGGTAATAGTCTGTTTATTTATTTTTGATTGGAAGTTTGGGATAGCTGCACTAATTCCAACGATTTTAGCACTATCAAATATGTTTAAAATGATTGGTCCTGGCTTACAGGAATCAATGAAAGCATATATGGATGCACTTGAAGGAATGAGTAATGAAGCAGTTGAATACATTCGTGGGATACCTGTTGTTAAAACATTTCAACAGACAGTTTTTTCTTTTGATCGTTTTCATCAATCAATTAATAATTATGAAAAATTTGCAATTGGTTATACAAATAAGATGCGTTTCCCAATGACTTTGTTTACGACCTTCATCAATAGTATTTTCATTTTCATTATTGGCACAATGATGTTATTGATCTTAAACGGTTTTGATTTAAATTCTTTAATGCCAGATTTCTTATTTTATGTTATTTTTACACCAATTATTGCAGTAACAACTAATAAAATTATGTTTGCAAGTGAAAATACAATGATGGCTGCAGATGCTTTAAACCGAATCGAAGGAATTATTAATCAAAAGCCGTTTACGTATAAGCATAGTCTGCAAGAAATCACCAATAGTGATATCGAATTTGAGCATGTCTCTTTTACTTATCCAGAAAGTGAAAATGAAGTCATTCATGATGTTAATTTGAAAATAAAAAGTGGTTCTATTGTTGCTTTTGTTGGTAAAAGTGGAGGTGGTAAATCAACGCTAGTATCCCTAATACCGAGATTTTATGATGTGACTAAAGGGACTATTAAAATTGGTGGTGTCGATGTTAAAGAAATTAGTGAAAAAGAATTAATGAGTAAGATTTCATTCGTATTTCAAGACAGTCGTCTTTTAAAGAAAAGTTTTAAAGAAAATATTAAGATGGGATCAAATGCAAGTGTTGAAGATATTCAGACGGCAGTTCATAAAGCTCAATGTGATGATATTATAGAGAAATTTGATCAAGGATTAGAAACTAAGATTGGTAGTAAAGGGGTTTATTTATCAGGTGGGGAAACCCAAAGACTGACATTAGCACGAGCCATTGTTAAAGATGCTCCAATTTTGTTATTAGATGAGGCTACTGCTTACGCTGATAGTGATAATGAAGTCTTAATGCAAAAAGCAATTATGGAATTAGCAAAAGACAAGACTACGATTATGATTGCTCATCGACTTTCAACAATTGTAAATGTTGACTGTATCTATGTTGTTGATAATGGTGAAATTATTGAGAGCGGAACGCATCAAGAATTATTAATTAAAAACGGATTATATGCTCAAATGTGGCATCAATATTGTCAGTCAGTAGAATGGAAAGTAGGTGAACAAGAATGA
- a CDS encoding heavy metal translocating P-type ATPase → MKAYQIVHDMPGRMRIRYGKYTFSKTAAIGLSYELERWKMVNKVEANDITGSILFIYDKNRRRELLALIRQFEIEKFDVTPYLATIKEYNSYEITQKEVSQNYTSKFIKLLLRRYSIRWFLPTPIQYLSSIVLAVKYFKKGLASLGKGHIDVPVLDATSIAVSMLNRQFKTAGDIMFLLSVSQLLEDYTRKKTTLQLKESLSLHLDKVWILENESEIEIPSDTLKRGDIVIVHMGTMIPVDGEITDGQALINESSFTGEPLSKAVGKDDTVFAGTIVEEGKIYVKVRNLQKESRINKIVDMIDVNETLKAGVQSRAEHLADSIVPFSFFGFFGLLLWTRSLTRATSILLVDYSCAIKLTTSISIISAMQEAGKHSIMVKGGKYLEAMAQADTIVFDKTGTLTNATPFVQEVTPLDDYSRDEVLRIAACLEEHFPHSVANAIVKQAQDEELLHQEEHAEVEYIIAHGIATNLHGQRAIIGSEHFVFDDEQIEKPPEIVQLISKLHSKGASSLIYLAIGQRLAGIISIYDPLKPEAKHVINNLREIGFKKVIMLTGDCENAAGHIANELGIDDYKAGILPEDKAEYIRRLKAKGKKVVMVGDGVNDTPALSSADVSISMQDSSDIARELADVTLTSSRLDEIVEFKKISILLMQRIKHNYTNIVAFNSLLILSGLIGLLQPNTSAFLHNTSTFLFSAVSTKPLLYKKEN, encoded by the coding sequence ATGAAAGCTTATCAAATTGTTCATGATATGCCTGGACGAATGCGAATTCGTTATGGTAAATATACTTTTTCAAAAACTGCAGCAATTGGATTAAGCTATGAATTAGAACGTTGGAAAATGGTTAATAAGGTCGAAGCTAATGATATAACAGGAAGTATTTTATTTATTTATGATAAAAATAGAAGAAGAGAATTATTAGCTTTAATACGACAATTTGAAATAGAAAAATTTGATGTAACACCATATCTAGCGACAATCAAGGAGTATAATTCTTATGAAATAACACAAAAAGAAGTTAGCCAAAATTATACTTCTAAATTTATAAAGTTATTGCTTCGCCGTTATTCAATTCGGTGGTTTTTACCAACTCCGATACAATATTTAAGCAGTATCGTTTTAGCGGTTAAATATTTCAAAAAGGGGCTAGCTTCATTAGGTAAAGGACATATTGATGTGCCAGTTCTTGATGCGACAAGTATCGCTGTATCGATGCTTAATAGACAGTTTAAAACAGCTGGCGATATTATGTTTTTATTGTCGGTATCACAATTATTAGAAGACTATACAAGAAAAAAAACAACTTTACAATTAAAAGAATCATTATCACTTCATCTAGATAAGGTTTGGATCTTAGAAAATGAGTCAGAAATAGAAATTCCTAGTGATACTCTAAAAAGAGGTGATATAGTTATTGTTCACATGGGGACGATGATCCCTGTTGATGGAGAAATAACCGATGGTCAGGCTTTGATCAATGAATCAAGTTTTACTGGTGAGCCTCTAAGTAAAGCGGTTGGTAAGGATGATACTGTTTTTGCAGGAACAATTGTAGAAGAAGGAAAAATTTATGTAAAAGTTAGAAATCTACAAAAAGAAAGTCGTATTAATAAAATTGTTGATATGATCGATGTTAATGAAACATTAAAAGCTGGTGTTCAATCGCGAGCTGAACATCTTGCTGATTCGATTGTTCCATTTAGTTTTTTTGGCTTCTTTGGATTGCTATTATGGACAAGAAGTCTAACAAGAGCGACTTCAATTTTATTAGTTGATTATTCGTGTGCAATTAAATTGACTACATCAATTTCTATCATCAGTGCAATGCAAGAGGCTGGAAAACATTCAATCATGGTTAAAGGTGGTAAATATCTTGAAGCGATGGCTCAAGCCGATACAATTGTCTTTGATAAAACAGGAACTTTAACTAATGCGACTCCATTCGTTCAAGAAGTAACACCACTAGATGACTACAGTCGTGATGAAGTACTTAGAATTGCAGCTTGTCTTGAAGAACATTTCCCTCACAGTGTTGCTAACGCAATTGTTAAGCAAGCCCAAGATGAGGAATTGTTACATCAAGAAGAACATGCTGAAGTAGAATATATTATTGCTCATGGTATTGCTACTAATTTACATGGTCAAAGAGCAATTATTGGTAGTGAGCATTTTGTTTTTGATGATGAACAGATTGAAAAACCCCCTGAAATAGTTCAGTTGATCAGCAAATTACATAGTAAAGGAGCTAGTTCATTGATTTATTTAGCAATAGGTCAACGCCTAGCAGGAATCATTAGTATTTATGATCCGCTCAAGCCGGAAGCCAAGCATGTAATTAATAATTTACGGGAGATTGGTTTTAAAAAGGTTATTATGTTAACTGGAGATTGTGAAAACGCTGCAGGGCATATTGCAAATGAACTAGGAATAGATGATTATAAAGCTGGTATTTTACCAGAAGATAAAGCTGAGTATATAAGACGGTTAAAAGCGAAAGGTAAAAAAGTCGTGATGGTGGGTGATGGCGTAAATGATACTCCGGCACTATCAAGTGCAGATGTATCTATTTCAATGCAAGATAGTTCCGATATTGCCCGTGAACTAGCAGATGTGACATTGACTTCAAGTCGTTTGGATGAAATTGTTGAATTTAAAAAGATTTCGATATTACTAATGCAAAGAATAAAACATAATTATACTAATATCGTGGCATTTAATAGTTTATTAATTTTATCTGGACTAATTGGATTATTACAGCCTAATACAAGTGCATTTTTACACAATACTTCAACATTCCTATTTTCTGCTGTCTCAACAAAACCGCTTCTTTATAAAAAAGAAAATTAA
- a CDS encoding metal-dependent transcriptional regulator: MGEALEDYLEAILILSNQNKAVRSVDLAVYRGYSRASISYAVKELRNKNYLEVNKDGHLKLTSSGQVLANRIYERHCFFKKLLIAAGVSSNQAEIEACKMEHGISDDSFEKLKTLLDF; this comes from the coding sequence ATGGGAGAAGCACTGGAAGATTATTTAGAAGCTATTTTAATTTTATCTAATCAAAATAAAGCCGTTCGTTCTGTTGATTTAGCAGTGTATCGAGGATATTCTAGGGCAAGTATTAGTTATGCAGTTAAAGAGCTTAGAAATAAAAATTATTTAGAAGTAAATAAAGATGGTCATCTCAAGTTAACATCGAGTGGTCAAGTACTTGCTAATAGAATTTATGAACGACACTGTTTTTTTAAAAAACTTTTAATCGCTGCTGGCGTAAGTTCAAACCAAGCAGAAATAGAAGCTTGTAAAATGGAACATGGAATTAGTGATGACAGTTTTGAAAAGTTGAAAACGTTGTTAGATTTTTAG
- a CDS encoding DUF6110 family protein, whose translation MKDLLKNKTVLSFVGGIAATIAGAKFLKSDKARTMAVNSLASGMKLKDDAMATYETIKEDAKDICYEAKAKNEGE comes from the coding sequence ATGAAAGATTTATTAAAAAACAAAACTGTATTATCCTTTGTAGGAGGAATTGCAGCAACGATTGCTGGTGCAAAGTTTTTAAAAAGCGATAAAGCTAGAACAATGGCGGTTAATTCTTTAGCTTCGGGAATGAAGCTAAAAGACGATGCGATGGCTACTTATGAAACGATCAAGGAAGATGCAAAAGATATTTGTTACGAAGCAAAAGCTAAAAATGAGGGAGAATAG
- a CDS encoding ABC transporter ATP-binding protein has product MIKKVQERFALTHLGAVNLIKACVSCTISYLAIAMSIGVLYYFTCDVLEMLYGSSNTILYSMYLIEFVIVVILIFIAHYIQYNMTFYNTYKESARLRIRVAEKLRKFPLMFFSKRDLSDLTTTILSDVTGMEQALSHFIPEFFGSIASTLLLSISMFFFDFRMALAAVWCVPVSFLLVVLAKRKLSNAGFKDRQKQLVRTEKIQETLETIRDLKANHYTQQYLNEVDQVIDDCEKSQIKTELTNALFVVSSQLILKLGIATVVIYGVTSLINQMIDLKVFMLFLIVASRLYDPLSGTLQNLAAIISCDPKIARLNEIENYPLQTGEEKFEPSNYDIEFKNVSFEYQSEKKVLEDVSFVAKQNEITALIGNSGGGKTTCASLAARFYELNEGVIKIGGIDISTVDPEILLSKFSIVFQEVVLFNNTILENIRIGKKDATDEEVMEAAQKAFCDEFVEKLPDGYNTVIGENGSKLSGGQRQRISIARAILKDAPIILLDEASASLDVESETFVQKALSRLIANRTVIMIAHRMRTIANASKLIILEDGHVVEQGTPEQLLRKEGVYQRMVDLQKMSNEWKL; this is encoded by the coding sequence ATGATAAAAAAGGTTCAAGAGCGTTTTGCTTTAACCCATTTGGGAGCAGTTAATTTAATTAAGGCTTGTGTTTCATGTACGATATCATATTTAGCAATCGCAATGTCAATTGGAGTGTTATATTATTTTACTTGTGATGTTTTAGAAATGCTATATGGCAGTTCAAATACAATCTTATATTCAATGTATCTGATTGAATTTGTAATAGTTGTTATCTTAATTTTTATCGCTCACTATATTCAATATAATATGACTTTTTATAATACTTATAAAGAAAGTGCAAGATTAAGGATTCGTGTTGCTGAAAAACTTCGAAAATTCCCGTTAATGTTTTTTTCAAAACGTGATTTATCAGATTTAACAACAACAATTTTGTCTGATGTTACGGGAATGGAACAGGCTCTATCACATTTTATTCCTGAATTCTTTGGGTCAATAGCTTCCACACTTTTACTATCTATATCGATGTTCTTTTTCGACTTTAGGATGGCTTTAGCAGCTGTTTGGTGTGTTCCTGTATCATTTTTATTAGTAGTTCTGGCTAAACGAAAATTAAGTAATGCTGGATTTAAAGATCGTCAAAAACAATTAGTTCGAACTGAAAAGATTCAAGAGACGCTGGAGACAATTAGGGATTTAAAAGCTAATCACTATACTCAGCAGTATCTTAATGAGGTAGATCAAGTTATTGATGATTGTGAAAAGAGTCAAATTAAAACAGAACTTACAAATGCTTTATTTGTAGTTAGTTCACAATTGATTTTAAAATTAGGAATTGCAACAGTAGTCATTTATGGAGTAACATCACTAATCAATCAAATGATTGATCTGAAAGTCTTTATGTTATTTTTAATTGTTGCTTCTCGTCTTTATGATCCTCTTAGTGGGACATTACAAAACTTAGCAGCGATTATCAGTTGCGATCCTAAAATTGCTCGTCTAAATGAAATAGAAAATTATCCCCTTCAAACTGGTGAAGAAAAATTTGAACCAAGTAACTATGATATTGAATTTAAAAATGTAAGTTTTGAGTACCAATCTGAAAAAAAGGTACTTGAAGATGTAAGTTTTGTTGCTAAACAAAATGAAATTACGGCTTTAATTGGAAATAGTGGTGGCGGTAAAACAACCTGTGCTTCATTAGCTGCTCGTTTTTATGAATTAAACGAAGGGGTTATTAAAATAGGTGGAATTGATATTTCTACAGTTGATCCCGAAATACTATTATCAAAATTTTCTATTGTTTTTCAAGAGGTTGTTTTATTTAATAATACTATTTTAGAAAATATTCGCATTGGTAAAAAAGATGCAACTGACGAAGAAGTCATGGAAGCAGCTCAAAAAGCTTTTTGTGATGAGTTTGTTGAAAAACTGCCAGATGGATATAATACGGTTATTGGTGAAAATGGTTCAAAATTATCAGGTGGGCAACGGCAGCGAATTTCAATAGCTCGAGCAATTCTTAAAGATGCACCTATTATTTTATTAGATGAAGCAAGTGCTTCATTGGATGTTGAAAGTGAGACCTTTGTACAAAAAGCGTTATCACGTTTGATTGCTAATCGAACCGTCATTATGATTGCTCACCGGATGAGGACGATTGCTAATGCCTCTAAGTTGATTATTTTAGAAGATGGACATGTAGTTGAGCAAGGAACTCCAGAACAATTATTACGTAAAGAAGGGGTTTATCAAAGAATGGTTGACCTGCAAAAAATGAGTAACGAGTGGAAATTATAA
- a CDS encoding ABC transporter ATP-binding protein: MLKKVLEYAGDYRKKTYQAIATMLIGVGMNILPFLFIYQIITPLIMHQQISTHYIIFRVIAIAISLILYAVFYVKGLALSHQSAYHTLKNLRISLQCKLEKQPLGVIQEKGVGAHKKTFIDDIEAIELLLAHALPEGISNLAIPLFIYIVMFIVDWKLALLSLGSLPIGLLAMGAMFKIGMKEMSNYYASAQKMNNTIIEYVNGMEVVKVFNRDGESYHRFENDIRGYRDFTLAWYKACWPWMALYNSILPCVALLTLPFGSWLVLHNYSSLPDLVLILCLSFAIGTPLLRALAFVSTLPQISYKIESLEKMLSAPPLQQTSDCFKDRNHHISFDNVSFAYNNNVVLHNINLEIKEGSLTALIGESGSGKSTLAKLLVHFYDVHSGSIKIGNQDLRQMSIETLNNQIAYVSQEQFLFNTTLMENIRMGRLDASDEEVYQAASKAQCDEFLSRLELGIHTLAGDGGKQLSGGERQRISLARAILKDAPIIVLDEATAFMDPENEEKMNAAIAEVIKDKTVIVIAHHLHSIINAHQICVLKNGYLNAVGTHQELIDTCLEYQKLWTMANNSANWRVSHNQGGN; this comes from the coding sequence ATGCTTAAAAAAGTATTAGAATACGCTGGTGATTATCGAAAAAAAACTTATCAAGCTATTGCCACAATGCTGATTGGAGTAGGAATGAATATCTTACCATTTCTTTTTATCTATCAAATTATTACACCTTTAATCATGCATCAGCAAATAAGCACTCATTATATTATTTTTAGAGTTATTGCCATTGCAATTTCACTTATCTTATATGCCGTTTTTTATGTTAAAGGTCTTGCCTTATCACACCAAAGTGCATATCACACATTAAAAAATCTACGAATTTCTTTACAATGCAAACTTGAAAAGCAACCATTAGGAGTTATTCAAGAAAAAGGAGTTGGAGCTCATAAAAAAACTTTTATTGATGATATTGAAGCAATTGAACTACTATTGGCACATGCTTTGCCGGAAGGGATCTCGAACTTAGCTATTCCCCTCTTCATCTATATTGTTATGTTTATTGTTGATTGGAAACTTGCCTTATTATCTTTAGGTTCTCTTCCCATTGGTTTATTAGCGATGGGGGCAATGTTCAAAATTGGTATGAAAGAAATGAGTAATTACTACGCATCTGCACAAAAAATGAATAATACTATTATTGAATATGTTAATGGAATGGAAGTTGTTAAAGTATTCAATCGCGATGGTGAATCATATCATCGTTTTGAAAATGATATACGTGGATATCGTGATTTCACTCTTGCCTGGTACAAAGCTTGTTGGCCATGGATGGCACTCTATAATAGTATTTTACCATGTGTAGCTTTACTTACTCTACCATTTGGATCTTGGTTAGTTCTTCACAACTATTCGAGTTTACCTGACTTAGTTCTTATTCTTTGCTTATCATTCGCAATTGGTACTCCGCTTTTACGGGCTTTGGCGTTTGTCTCAACTTTACCACAAATCAGTTATAAAATTGAGTCTCTTGAAAAAATGTTAAGTGCACCGCCACTACAACAAACATCTGATTGTTTTAAAGACAGAAACCATCATATCAGCTTTGATAATGTTAGTTTTGCATACAATAATAATGTAGTTTTACATAATATTAACTTAGAAATTAAAGAAGGCTCACTAACGGCTTTGATTGGGGAATCTGGAAGTGGAAAAAGCACATTAGCAAAACTGCTTGTTCATTTTTATGATGTCCATTCAGGTTCGATCAAAATTGGAAATCAAGATTTACGACAAATGAGCATTGAAACGTTAAATAATCAAATTGCCTATGTATCACAAGAACAATTTCTATTTAATACAACTTTGATGGAAAATATTAGAATGGGACGGCTTGATGCTAGTGATGAAGAAGTTTATCAAGCAGCTAGTAAAGCACAGTGTGATGAATTTTTAAGCCGTCTTGAATTAGGAATTCATACTTTGGCAGGTGATGGAGGAAAACAATTATCCGGTGGTGAACGACAAAGAATTTCTCTTGCTCGGGCAATTCTCAAAGATGCTCCAATCATTGTTCTTGATGAAGCTACTGCATTTATGGATCCAGAAAATGAAGAAAAAATGAATGCCGCAATTGCAGAAGTTATCAAAGATAAAACTGTTATTGTTATTGCCCACCATCTACATTCAATTATCAATGCACATCAGATTTGTGTACTTAAAAATGGCTATTTAAACGCAGTAGGAACTCATCAAGAACTTATAGATACTTGCCTTGAATACCAAAAGTTATGGACCATGGCAAATAATAGTGCTAATTGGAGAGTTAGTCATAATCAAGGAGGTAATTAA
- a CDS encoding ABC transporter ATP-binding protein: MISLMSRILAIAGKYRRNIKIAFIFSFLKSMLAKSPIGLAFIAFNAFYNNKMSDRLCFLLGITLIVCVLFQAVFQNISDRLQGDSGYRIFSDMRMELGRHLRKLPMGYFTEGNIGKISSVLSTDMVFIEENCMTVIADMMSYIFAEIIMIIFMFYLNIWLGILSLLIAGAILWLGKAMEQQTLEHSTIRQEQSEKLTNAVLDFIEGISIIKTYNLLGEKSAELSNNFKESCRTNLEFEETHAPWQRWLNIIYGLGIAAILALSLYLQTQNLLTVPYLIGVTLFVFDLFGPLKALYSQSTRLTVMSSCMDRVEDVLAQKELPDDGMEVIPEQSDLPEIKFKNVSFSYDKKEVLHNINFTLEKNKMLALVGPSGGGKSTIANLLTRFWDVDSGSINIRGTNIKNVKLADLMNHISMVFQRVYLFQDTIYNNISIGRLEATEKEVIEAAKKARCYDFIMALPNGFQTIIGEGGTSLSGGEKQRISIARCILKDAPIIILDEATSSIDGDNENYIQEAITQLCQGKTLLVIAHRLNTIRYADKILVIADGKIAQSGSHNQLIKQTGIYQDFINVRNNTKGWSQ; the protein is encoded by the coding sequence ATGATCTCATTAATGTCACGAATCCTTGCTATCGCCGGAAAATATCGTCGCAATATTAAAATCGCTTTTATTTTCTCGTTTTTAAAATCAATGTTAGCAAAATCCCCAATCGGACTAGCATTTATTGCTTTTAATGCTTTTTATAATAATAAAATGTCTGATCGATTATGTTTTCTGCTTGGTATTACATTAATAGTTTGTGTTTTATTTCAAGCAGTTTTTCAAAATATTTCTGATCGTTTACAAGGTGATTCTGGTTATCGAATTTTTTCAGATATGCGCATGGAATTAGGCCGTCATCTTAGAAAATTGCCAATGGGTTACTTTACTGAAGGAAATATTGGGAAAATTAGTTCAGTATTATCTACGGATATGGTCTTTATAGAAGAAAATTGTATGACCGTGATTGCTGACATGATGAGCTATATTTTTGCTGAAATTATTATGATCATCTTTATGTTCTATTTAAATATTTGGTTGGGGATACTTTCATTGTTAATTGCTGGAGCAATCCTATGGTTAGGTAAAGCGATGGAACAACAAACATTAGAACATTCAACTATCAGACAAGAACAAAGTGAAAAACTCACTAATGCTGTACTTGATTTTATTGAGGGTATTAGTATTATTAAAACTTATAATCTGTTAGGTGAAAAATCAGCTGAACTTTCTAATAATTTTAAAGAGAGCTGCCGAACTAATTTAGAATTTGAAGAAACACATGCTCCCTGGCAACGTTGGCTAAATATTATTTATGGTTTAGGAATAGCTGCTATTTTAGCACTCTCATTATATCTACAAACTCAAAATTTACTAACTGTTCCTTACTTGATTGGAGTAACTTTATTTGTATTTGACTTATTTGGTCCACTTAAAGCGTTGTATAGTCAAAGTACACGGTTAACTGTAATGAGTAGTTGTATGGATCGTGTCGAAGATGTCTTAGCTCAAAAAGAACTGCCTGATGATGGTATGGAAGTAATTCCAGAACAAAGTGATCTACCAGAAATAAAATTTAAAAATGTTAGTTTCTCTTATGATAAAAAAGAAGTATTACACAATATAAATTTTACATTAGAAAAAAATAAGATGCTTGCTCTTGTGGGTCCATCAGGAGGCGGTAAAAGTACGATTGCTAATCTATTAACACGTTTTTGGGACGTTGATAGCGGGTCAATAAACATCCGTGGAACAAATATCAAAAACGTTAAACTTGCTGATTTAATGAATCATATCAGTATGGTTTTCCAACGTGTTTATTTATTTCAGGATACTATCTATAATAATATTAGCATCGGACGACTTGAGGCTACGGAAAAAGAAGTCATTGAAGCAGCTAAAAAAGCTCGGTGTTATGATTTTATCATGGCACTGCCAAATGGTTTTCAAACAATTATTGGGGAAGGTGGTACAAGCCTTTCCGGTGGTGAAAAACAACGAATTTCAATTGCTCGATGTATTTTAAAAGATGCTCCTATTATTATCCTTGATGAAGCAACTTCCAGTATTGATGGTGATAACGAAAATTATATCCAAGAAGCAATTACACAGTTATGTCAAGGAAAAACCTTATTAGTAATAGCACATCGTTTAAACACTATTCGCTACGCAGATAAGATTCTTGTCATAGCTGATGGAAAAATTGCACAAAGCGGAAGCCATAACCAGTTAATCAAACAAACTGGAATATACCAAGATTTTATCAATGTCCGTAATAATACCAAAGGCTGGAGCCAATAA
- a CDS encoding TetR/AcrR family transcriptional regulator gives MSKPDKSIDPRILKSAKEEFLSQGYEKASLKTICANAKVTTGALYKRYKSKEELFTAVVTPTLEALNEVADNRRINFETVTEFELIEAWNMNNDVMLWWFKFLYSHYDGFILLLSCSQGTSFSNFTHDWVEKMSIYTYEYYLEAKNRGIFTTEISKTEFHTLLSSFWTTIYEPFIHGFSWEQIENHCQIVCHFFNWYQVLGYTR, from the coding sequence TTGTCAAAACCCGATAAATCTATTGATCCAAGAATTTTAAAAAGTGCTAAAGAAGAATTTTTATCACAAGGTTATGAGAAAGCTTCTTTGAAAACAATCTGTGCAAATGCAAAGGTTACTACAGGGGCACTTTACAAACGCTATAAAAGTAAAGAGGAATTATTTACAGCAGTAGTTACCCCTACTTTAGAAGCTTTAAATGAAGTCGCTGACAACCGTAGGATCAATTTTGAAACAGTTACAGAATTTGAATTAATTGAAGCCTGGAATATGAATAACGATGTAATGTTATGGTGGTTTAAATTTTTATATAGCCATTATGATGGCTTTATTCTATTACTATCATGCTCACAAGGTACTTCCTTTTCTAATTTTACTCACGACTGGGTTGAAAAAATGTCCATCTATACTTATGAATATTATCTTGAAGCTAAAAATCGAGGAATTTTTACTACGGAAATCAGTAAAACGGAATTTCATACTCTACTATCTTCTTTTTGGACTACGATCTATGAGCCATTCATCCATGGTTTTAGTTGGGAGCAAATAGAGAATCATTGCCAAATTGTCTGCCATTTCTTTAACTGGTACCAAGTTCTTGGATATACACGTTAA